A window of Hevea brasiliensis isolate MT/VB/25A 57/8 chromosome 14, ASM3005281v1, whole genome shotgun sequence contains these coding sequences:
- the LOC110661281 gene encoding 17.3 kDa class I heat shock protein, producing the protein MSINPFFGGRRSNIFDPFSLDIWDPFDGFPFRSLTATDRPNFPLSFPAETSSFASARIDWKETPAAHIFKADVPGLRKEELKVEVEDGRVLQISGERSREQEESGDAWHRIERSSGKFSRRFRLPENAKVLDVKASMENGVLTVTVPKEEEKKKADVRSIQISG; encoded by the coding sequence ATGTCGATCAATCCCTTCTTCGGTGGCCGTCGATCTAACATTTTCGACCCATTCTCCCTCGATATCTGGGACCCATTTGACGGATTCCCTTTCCGCTCTCTCACAGCCACCGACCGCCCCAACTTCCCTCTCTCCTTTCCGGCGGAAACGTCGTCGTTTGCAAGCGCACGAATCGACTGGAAGGAGACCCCAGCAGCCCACATTTTTAAGGCCGACGTTCCTGGACTGAGGAAAGAGGAACTGAAGGTGGAGGTTGAAGACGGAAGGGTTTTACAGATTAGTGGGGAGAGAAGCAGAGAGCAGGAAGAATCTGGGGACGCGTGGCACAGAATTGAGAGGAGCAGTGGGAAGTTCTCGCGGAGATTCAGGTTGCCGGAGAATGCTAAAGTCCTGGATGTGAAAGCCAGCATGGAAAATGGAGTGCTCACTGTGACTGTGCCTAAAGAGGAAGAGAAGAAGAAGGCTGATGTGAGGTCTATTCAGATTTCTGGTTGA
- the LOC110661283 gene encoding uncharacterized protein LOC110661283, with amino-acid sequence MMKLCPNFDREDGLETVLEVPIPEEMFGSNKNGNSSRRNLKAWMRPHTDRSLADIFGRRNTEIQLLLGIVGAPLIPLPICFDHQFINCNIKDQPIGASMAKYIVQQYIAAVGGERAMNSVDSMYAMGKVKMGALEFFAGEGSLNNKVVKVKNLMNGDGETGGFVLWEKRPDFWCLELVVSGCKISAGSDGKVAWRQTPWHHSHASRGPPRPLRRFLQGLDPKSTANLFSNSICDGEKAINDEDCFVLKLEAEPSSLRARSTGNVEIIRHTVWGYFSQRTGLLVQLQDSHLLRIKASGNDSIYWETTMESKIQDYRTIDGINIAHGGRTSVSLYRFGENSERHSRTRMEEVWAIEEVDFNIKGLSMDCFLPPSDLKKEGEEGYGVMTCNKGKLPLKIRSASTRISVSKVVTVDVDDSKNNTEDADDHEDDY; translated from the exons atgatgaaactttgtccAAATTTTGATCGAGAAGATGGGTTGGAGACAGTCCTCGAGGTTCCAATCCCAGAAGAGATGTTTGGTTCAAACAAGAATGGGAATAGTTCACGGCGGAACTTGAAAGCTTGGATGAGACCACATACTGATAGGTCTCTGGCAGACATATTTGGAAGGAGAAATACAGAGATCCAACTCTTGCTTGGTATTGTTGGTGCTCCTTTGATTCCTCTTCCTATCTGCTTTGATCACCAGTTCATCAACTGTAACATCAAAGATCAACCTATT GGGGCATCAATGGCAAAATACATAGTGCAACAATATATAGCAGCAGTGGGAGGGGAGAGGGCAATGAATTCTGTAGACAGCATGTATGCAATGGGGAAAGTGAAAATGGGAGCGTTAGAATTCTTTGCAGGAGAAGGGAGCCTGAACAATAAGGTGGTGAAAGTGAAGAACTTGATGAATGGAGATGGAGAGACGGGAGGATTTGTTCTTTGGGAAAAAAGGCCTGACTTTTGGTGCCTGGAGCTAGTTGTTTCAGGTTGCAAGATTAGTGCAGGCAGTGATGGTAAGGTGGCTTGGAGGCAAACCCCATGGCACCATTCCCATGCTTCCAGAGGCCCCCCTAGGCCCCTCAGGCGTTTCCTCCAG GGTCTTGATCCCAAATCCACAGCCAACTTATTTTCCAACTCCATTTGTGACGGCGAGAAGGCGATCAACGACGAGGACTGTTTCGTACTAAAACTTGAAGCTGAACCTTCATCACTAAGAGCAAGAAGCACAGGCAATGTGGAAATAATAAGGCATACAGTTTGGGGATACTTTAGCCAAAGAACAGGGCTCTTGGTCCAACTACAAGACTCTCACCTTTTAAGGATCAAAGCCTCAGGAAACGATAGCATTTACTGGGAGACCACAATGGAGTCTAAAATTCAAGATTACAGAACCATTGATGGAATCAACATAGCACACGGTGGTAGAACATCAGTTTCATTGTATAGGTTTGGTGAGAACTCAGAAAGACATTCAAGAACAAGAATGGAAGAGGTTTGGGCTATAGAAGAAGTGGATTTTAACATAAAAGGATTGTCCATGGACTGCTTTTTGCCCCCTAGTGACTTAAAGAAAGAGGGAGAAGAAGGTTATGGAGTTATGACTTGCAATAAAGGAAAATTACCATTGAAGATAAGATCAGCCTCCACTAGGATTAGTGTTTCTAAGGTTGTTACTGTTGATGTTGATGACTCGAAAAATAATACTGAAGATGCTGATGATCATGAGGATGATTATTAA
- the LOC110661284 gene encoding uncharacterized protein LOC110661284, with product MEPLQKPHVVDVVVDVDDADVEKSSHHHQSDHEEQKSSSSESGSSSEIVKESRSSVSGVDLDCGVPDIKVHLAKVERDCRICHLSLDASNQDSGLPIELGCSCKDDLAAAHNQCAEAWFKIKGNKTCEICGSIARNVASPNEVELVEQWNEVNEIAVAAAAPSVHTTETRNFWQGHRFLNFLLACMVFAFVISWLFHFNVPS from the exons ATGGAACCTTTACAGAAACCCCATGTTGTTGATGTTGTTGTTGATGTTGATGATGCTGATGTAGAGAAAAGTAGTCACCATCACCAGTCAGATCATGAAGAGCAAAAAAGCTCTTCAAGTGAGTCTGGCTCTAGCAGTGAAATTGTAAAGGAAAGCAGATCCTCTGTGTCTGGGGTGGATCTGGACTGTGGGGTGCCCGATATTAAGGTACATTTGGCAAAGGTTGAAAGAGATTGCAGGATTTGTCATCTGAGCTTGGATGCTAGTAATCAGGATTCTGGTTTGCCTATTGAGTTGGGTTGTTCGTGCAAGGATGATTTGGCTGCAGCTCACAACCAGTGTGCAGAAGCCTGGTTCAAGATTAAGGGAAACAA AACCTGTGAGATCTGTGGATCAATTGCACGAAATGTAGCCAGTCCAAATGAGGTTGAGTTGGTAGAGCAGTGGAATGAAGTGAACGAAATTGCAGTAGCAGCTGCAGCTCCGTCAGTGCACACGACTGAAACCCGGAACTTCTGGCAGGGCCATCGATTCCTGAATTTCTTGCTAGCATGTATGGTGTTTGCCTTTGTCATCTCTTGGCTCTTTCACTTCAATGTACCCTCATAA
- the LOC110661285 gene encoding L-type lectin-domain containing receptor kinase S.4: MATLHIFRSALWFQYLIFHLLTLYPISGYSFVTLITSNPKFDPQIVLLGDARISDDGSRVQLTNPRASSSGLLLCKDPFKFLGSSPSKMSSFSTEFEFTFTGNGDNLSLVMGPYNFASKFLGQDPYEFSREKGFLGIEFGFSMDGNVGESNTTLVSVSVNNEMSMHLGTNSGEKLKSWIDYDPSSKRLEIRLSKFSDKRPYNPIIAYSIDLSKTWEVNDVYVALGSRNGGNSSETYYVYSWRFRLRKFPNWMHSLPVDPHGSVDNGNQSLRVHSRRFCPFTFLAGMIFVTGCGALLAFMVLFMWAIFVNRRTVFPIEGDVQPVDFSYKKVSVLVEKDGKVVKN; this comes from the coding sequence ATGGCTACATTACACATTTTCAGGTCTGCATTATGGTTTCAGTACCTGATTTTTCATCTTCTAACCCTATATCCCATTTCTGGTTACTCATTTGTTACCCTAATCACCAGCAACCCCAAATTCGATCCCCAAATTGTTCTCCTCGGCGACGCCAGGATATCCGATGATGGTTCTCGTGTGCAACTCACGAACCCTCGTGCCTCAAGCTCTGGTCTTCTCTTGTGCAAGGATCCCTTTAAATTTCTCGGTTCCAGTCCCAGCAAAATGTCGTCGTTTTCCACGGAGTTTGAGTTCACATTTACTGGTAATGGGGATAATCTTTCTCTTGTTATGGGTCCCTATAATTTTGCATCAAAATTTCTGGGTCAAGATCCATATGAGTTTTCAAGAGAGAAAGGGTTTCTGGGTATCGAATTTGGCTTTTCAATGGATGGCAATGTAGGTGAATCTAACACTACTCTTGTATCTGTAAGTGTTAATAATGAAATGTCCATGCATTTGGGgacaaatagtggagagaaactGAAGTCTTGGATTGACTATGATCCGAGTTCCAAAAGATTAGAGATTAGGTTAAGTAAATTTAGTGATAAAAGGCCATATAATCCCATTATTGCATATTCGATTGATCTGTCAAAAACATGGGAAGTTAATGACGTTTATGTGGCCCTAGGCTCAAGAAATGGAGGCAACTCCTCAGAGACATATTATGTGTATTCGTGGAGGTTTAGGTTGAGGAAATTTCCTAATTGGATGCATTCCTTACCAGTTGATCCTCATGGTTCTGTGGATAATGGTAATCAAAGTTTAAGAGTGCATAGTAGGAGATTTTGTCCTTTTACTTTTCTTGCTGGGATGATTTTCGTGACTGGATGTGGAGCATTACTGGCATTTATGGTGCTATTTATGTGGGCAATCTTTGTCAACAGGCGCACTGTGTTTCCAATTGAAGGTGATGTGCAGCCGGTGGATTTCAGTTATAAAAAGGTCAGTGTACTTGTAGAGAAAGATGGGAAAGTGGTTAAGAATTAG